Proteins co-encoded in one Cynocephalus volans isolate mCynVol1 chromosome 11, mCynVol1.pri, whole genome shotgun sequence genomic window:
- the LOC134391331 gene encoding NEDD8-conjugating enzyme UBE2F-like, giving the protein MLTLASKLKRDDGLKGSRTAAATADSTRRVSVREKLLVKEVAELEANLPCTCKMHFPDPNKLRCFQLPITPDEGNYQGGKFQLETEAPGPARGSLGRVRKEKKLKLPMRTTWCLLREHLIDGTGWALTRTLKDIVWGLNSLFTDLLNFDDPLNIEAAEHHLQDKEDLWNKVDDYIKRYAR; this is encoded by the exons ATGCTCACGCTGGCAAGCAAACTGAAGCGGGATGACGGTCTCAAAGGTTCTCGGACAGCAGCCGCCACAGCTGACTCCACTAGGAGGGTTTCTGTGAGAGAAAAGTTGCTGGTCAAAGAGGTTGCAGAACTTGAAGCTAATTTACCTTGTACGTGTAAAATGCACTTTCCTGATCCAAACAAGCTTCGCTGCTTTCAGCTACCTATAACCCCAGATGAGGGTAACTACCAGGGAGGAAAATTTCAACTTGAAACTGAAGctcccgggccggcccgtggctcgctcgggagagtgcg aaaagaaaagaaactgaagctcccGATGCGTACAACATGGTGTTTACTAAGAGAACATTTGATCGACGGCACTGGCTGGGCTCTGACGAGAACATTAAAGGATATTGTTTGGGGATTAAATTCTTTATTTactgatcttttgaattttgatgatCCATTGAATATTGAAGCTGCAGAACATCATCTGCAGGACAAAGAGGACTTGTGGAATAAAGTGGATGACTACATCAAGCGTTATGCCAGATGA